A region from the Silene latifolia isolate original U9 population chromosome 7, ASM4854445v1, whole genome shotgun sequence genome encodes:
- the LOC141590133 gene encoding uncharacterized protein LOC141590133: protein MNKDKSEIYCYGVPPDLLRALIRVSGFQLGQFPFRYLGIPISYKRISIGDCSKLVEKMVATIKGWGTRKLSYAGRLVLVKSVLSQLHSYWARILIIPKGVIQRIMYICRNYLWKGGDDYHKAPLVSCESLCMDKNAGGLGVVNSQDGTCDLCGGAVETRDHLFFMCPFNSRCLKMIGNWLELDIPEQETFEWCRKLRLRSLMQKQIIIAAILALLYQIWWSRNICRLENLVIHP, encoded by the exons atgaacaaggataaatcagAAATTTATTGCTATGGTGTACCTCCTGATCTGCTGCGGGCTCTTATTAGGGTGTCTGGGTTTCAGTTGGGGCAATTCCCATTCAGGTACTTGGGTATCCCTATAAGCTATAAGAGGATTTCCATTGGTGATTGTTCAAAGCTCGTGGAAAAAATGGTGGCTACCATTAAAGGGTGGGGGACAAGGAAGTTGAGTTATGCTGGTAGGCTGGTGCTTGTGAAATCTGTGTTGTCTCAGTTACACTCCTATTGGGCACGCATATTAATCATTCCAAAAGGTGTAATACAAAGAATCATGTATATCTGCAGAAACTATCTTTGGAAAGGTGGTGATGACTATCATAAAGCTCCCCTAGTATCTTGTGAGAGTCTTTGTATGGATAAGAATGCTGGTGGCTTGGGGGTTGTTAATAGTCAG GATGGGACTTGTGATCTTTGTGGTGGGGCTGTAGAGACAAGAGATCATCTGTTTTTTATGTGTCCTTTCAACTCACGATGTCTAAAGATGATAGGAAACTGGCTAGAACTGGATATCCCAGAACAAGAGACTTTTGAATGGTGCAGGAAATTGAGACTTAGGTCTCTGATGCAAAAGCAGATCATCATTGCAGCTATTTTAGCGTTATTGTATCAGATATGGTGGAGTCGTAATATTTGCAGACTGGAAAACTTGGTTATCCATCCTTAG